Genomic window (Candidatus Microthrix parvicella Bio17-1):
CAGCCGACGGGCTCGAACAGCAGGGTCTGCACCGCACGACCGAGGCGGCCACGCTCGTCGTACAGGTCGGCTTCGGCGGTGCCGATGCCCTCGTCGGTGAATCGGGTCACCGCGTCGACGGCCACCCACTCCCCCACCGGCAGCCGGTGCACGGTCACGGTGAGGTCGGGGTTGATGAAGGTCGCCTCCGAGAGGTCGACGACGCTCGAAATGCCGTTGAGGAAGTCGGCGGCCGCCACCACCCGCTGAAACCCGGTCGGCTCCACCCCGGGCAGGACCGGCACCCTGAGTCGGATCCAGTCGGTGGCCGGGCCGGGCTCGCTGAACGATCCCTTGACCACGCGGTGTTCGGTCCCATCGGCATGAAAGACGAGCTGGTCGTCGGGAAAGTCCCAGTCGAGGCTGCTCTGCCCGACGGATCGATCGGCGATCTGCGGCTCGACCGGGCGGATCAGACCGTCGGGCAACGTCATCTCGCGACGTCGGATGGCCAGGATCGAGGCCCGCGCCAGCCGACGACCCTCGTCGTCGGCGATCACCACCTCGGCCACCTGCACCTTGCGACCCGGCCGCACGATCTCGGCGTGAACGCTGAGCGGGGCGAGGGGCACGGCCCGTTCGAGATCCAGGGTCAGCCGGACGGGCAGGTGCGCGTCCGCACCGCTGTCGACCAGCACGGTCTCGGCGGCGTGGGCCACCAGCGCCGCGGTCGGACCACCGTGCAACGCGTTGGGTGACCACGGCCCCCGGCTCAACCCGGTGGGCTGGTAGCGGCCGTCGCCGAGCGGAACGAACAGCGAGTCGGCCATCAGAGCAGGTCGCGCCGGAGGTCCTCGGGCGACCGGGGCGACAGCAGGCCGGGTGCCACGTCGAACGGGGTCTTGGCCCCGAAGTCACCCCCCTGATTCATGCGATGAGCGGCACGGGCGTAGGCCACGACCACGCCGGCGGTGAACGACGGGTTGTGGCCGAGCTCCAGGGAGAACTGCATCGTGTGATCGTGGCCGTCGGCGGTCGAGGCGCTGCGGATGACGACCCCGCCGTGGGGCATGGCGTCGTGCTCGGCAGCCAGGGTGTCCGCGTCGATGAACGTCACCGTGGTGTCGTAGTCGACGAAGTAGTCGGGCATCGTCACGATCGCCTGCTCCACCTCGTCGGCGTCGGCGCCGTCGGTCAGCACCACGAAACAGTGGCGGGTGTGCTTCTCCCGGGTGGTCAGTTCCGGACGTTCGCCGCTACGGGCTCGCGCGACCGCGTCCGACGTCGGGTTGGTGTACTGCACGCCGGCGGCCACGCCGTCCACGCGACGCACCGC
Coding sequences:
- a CDS encoding thioesterase family protein, whose translation is MADSLFVPLGDGRYQPTGLSRGPWSPNALHGGPTAALVAHAAETVLVDSGADAHLPVRLTLDLERAVPLAPLSVHAEIVRPGRKVQVAEVVIADDEGRRLARASILAIRRREMTLPDGLIRPVEPQIADRSVGQSSLDWDFPDDQLVFHADGTEHRVVKGSFSEPGPATDWIRLRVPVLPGVEPTGFQRVVAAADFLNGISSVVDLSEATFINPDLTVTVHRLPVGEWVAVDAVTRFTDEGIGTAEADLYDERGRLGRAVQTLLFEPVG
- a CDS encoding diaminopimelate dehydrogenase, yielding MSIPIRIAITGYGNLGRGAEAAISQSPDLELVAVVTRRDPATVTPANPETPVVHLDDVADLQVLVDVMLCCGGSKEDLPVQGPLLASMFNIVDSYDTHARIPEYFASVDAPARDNNTTAVISTGWDPGLFSINRLIGEAILPEGATYSFWGRGLSQGHSDAVRRVDGVAAGVQYTNPTSDAVARARSGERPELTTREKHTRHCFVVLTDGADADEVEQAIVTMPDYFVDYDTTVTFIDADTLAAEHDAMPHGGVVIRSASTADGHDHTMQFSLELGHNPSFTAGVVVAYARAAHRMNQGGDFGAKTPFDVAPGLLSPRSPEDLRRDLL